The following proteins come from a genomic window of Aequorivita marisscotiae:
- a CDS encoding DUF58 domain-containing protein yields the protein MDTKELLKKVRKIEIKTRRLSDHVFGGEYHSTFKGRGMTFSEVRQYQFGDDVRNIDWNVTARYNEPFVKVFEEERELTLMLMVDISGSEFFGTQEQFKNEIITEIAATLAFSAMQNNDKTGLILFSDEIELYIPPKKGKSHVLRIIRELLEFKPKSNKTDIANALKFLSSVMKKKAIVFVLSDFIADNYRDTLKIAAKKHDLTGIRVYDKAEENIPNLGMVQMEDQETGELLLVNTGSKNVRNQYYSYHRERVDYFSEAFTKSGAGALSSRVDESYVKKLLGYFKTR from the coding sequence ATGGATACTAAAGAACTTCTTAAAAAAGTACGGAAAATCGAGATCAAAACACGACGCTTAAGCGATCACGTGTTTGGAGGCGAGTACCACAGTACTTTTAAAGGTCGCGGAATGACTTTTAGCGAAGTGCGCCAATATCAGTTTGGCGATGATGTTCGGAATATAGATTGGAATGTTACCGCACGTTACAATGAACCTTTTGTAAAAGTTTTTGAAGAAGAACGCGAGCTTACGTTAATGCTAATGGTAGATATTAGCGGTTCCGAATTTTTTGGAACACAAGAACAATTTAAAAATGAAATTATTACTGAAATAGCCGCAACCTTGGCATTTTCAGCAATGCAAAATAATGACAAAACAGGTTTGATTCTTTTTTCAGATGAAATTGAACTTTACATTCCACCCAAAAAAGGAAAATCGCACGTATTGCGAATTATTCGCGAATTACTTGAATTTAAGCCAAAAAGCAACAAAACCGATATTGCCAATGCGCTAAAATTTTTAAGTAGCGTGATGAAAAAGAAGGCTATCGTTTTTGTGCTTTCAGATTTTATAGCAGACAATTATCGAGATACGCTGAAGATTGCCGCAAAAAAACACGATTTAACAGGTATCAGAGTTTACGATAAAGCCGAGGAAAACATTCCAAATCTAGGCATGGTACAGATGGAAGATCAAGAAACTGGTGAGCTTTTATTGGTAAACACTGGCTCCAAAAACGTTCGAAACCAATATTATAGTTATCACCGCGAACGTGTAGATTACTTTTCTGAGGCTTTTACAAAAAGTGGTGCAGGCGCCTTAAGCAGTAGAGTTGATGAAAGTTATGTAAAAAAATTGTTGGGGTATTTTAAGACAAGATAG
- a CDS encoding SDR family NAD(P)-dependent oxidoreductase, whose protein sequence is MNKTAFITGATSGIGRATANLFAKNGVRLVLCGRRADRLKTISDELSASTEVYTLKFDIRNKEEVFSAVQSLPKNFSEIDILINNAGNAHGLDSINDGNTDDWDAMLDINVKGLLYVSKAIVPKMIERKRGHIINIGSTAGKEVYPKGNVYCASKHAVDAINQGMRLDLNGKGIKVGAINPGLVETEFSEVRFKGDSERAEKVYQGYTPLKPEDIADIIWFAVTRPPYVNIADLTVMCLDQASSTIVNKN, encoded by the coding sequence ATGAATAAAACAGCATTTATAACTGGCGCAACTTCTGGAATTGGAAGAGCCACAGCAAATCTTTTCGCTAAAAATGGTGTAAGATTAGTGCTTTGCGGAAGAAGAGCAGATAGATTAAAAACAATTTCGGACGAGCTCTCTGCATCAACTGAAGTTTACACTTTAAAATTTGACATTCGCAATAAAGAAGAAGTTTTTTCGGCTGTACAATCGCTTCCAAAGAATTTTTCTGAAATAGATATTTTAATAAACAATGCGGGCAATGCGCACGGACTAGACTCCATTAACGATGGCAATACAGACGATTGGGATGCTATGTTGGATATTAATGTGAAGGGTTTATTGTATGTTTCTAAAGCTATTGTTCCAAAAATGATAGAACGGAAAAGGGGCCATATTATAAATATTGGCAGTACCGCCGGAAAGGAAGTTTATCCTAAAGGCAATGTGTATTGCGCCAGTAAACACGCCGTGGACGCCATAAACCAAGGTATGCGATTAGATTTAAACGGAAAGGGAATAAAGGTAGGTGCCATAAACCCCGGCTTGGTAGAAACGGAATTCAGCGAAGTGCGCTTTAAAGGAGATTCGGAAAGAGCCGAAAAAGTTTATCAAGGTTATACCCCATTAAAACCCGAAGATATTGCCGATATTATTTGGTTTGCCGTAACCCGGCCACCGTACGTAAATATTGCAGATTTAACCGTTATGTGTCTCGACCAGGCTTCTTCTACTATTGTGAATAAAAATTAA
- a CDS encoding DUF4381 domain-containing protein codes for MLDFKQNKNLKNRNLKFQRNRYSLFSILFFLFSFFATAQVTSSVDSTKIKIGEEILYTINVQIDSTDVVVFPEEQTFAPLEMIESYKTDTTFEGTKYRLIKKYGLTQFDSGNYTIPPQRIFINNNPFLTDSIKVEVADVPVDTTKQKMFDIKPAVEVKGPRFEWLLLLYWLVPIVLIIVIAIYLFQRKKRKDAAQKQLPPYEEAIVALKTLDNSQLLKENKNKEYYSNLTIIVKRYLDREVDEAALESTSDELITRLMMHKDAGSFDFDLETIRKLDSIFKRADLVKFAKMNQESGQAEVDRKTIEEIINETHEAVPEPTEEELLKNQEYLEKLHKKRQRRKWILGISGVVAAVILAGTIYGAVTGFDNLKDKVLGNQMRELAEGRWVKSEYGSPAVILETPEVLIRAEVPVTNASKSTVSGRDIFTFGQMNSPLYIMVSTMRFNQKQDIALDSALDAVLDDLEQSGAKNMIVKRDDFETEKGIKGLKAYGEFNVQVSDNKVLKEKSTYELLLFAQQNGLQEVLIVYQNDGKYAEEILKRIEASIELEISAKNDGQ; via the coding sequence ATGTTAGACTTTAAACAAAATAAAAATTTAAAAAACCGAAATTTAAAATTTCAGCGCAATCGCTATTCTCTGTTTTCTATTCTCTTTTTTCTTTTTTCTTTCTTCGCAACAGCCCAAGTAACATCATCCGTTGATTCTACAAAAATTAAAATTGGGGAAGAAATTCTTTACACTATAAATGTTCAAATAGATTCCACTGATGTAGTTGTATTTCCCGAAGAGCAAACTTTTGCGCCTTTAGAAATGATTGAATCATATAAAACCGATACAACGTTTGAAGGCACCAAATATAGACTCATAAAAAAATACGGTTTAACGCAATTTGACAGTGGTAATTACACCATTCCGCCGCAACGCATTTTTATAAATAACAATCCATTTTTAACAGATTCCATAAAAGTTGAAGTGGCTGACGTTCCCGTTGATACCACCAAACAGAAAATGTTCGATATAAAACCTGCGGTTGAAGTAAAAGGCCCTCGGTTTGAATGGCTATTGTTGCTGTATTGGCTCGTTCCTATTGTTTTAATTATTGTAATTGCCATTTATTTATTTCAAAGGAAAAAACGAAAAGATGCTGCACAGAAGCAATTGCCGCCTTACGAAGAAGCAATTGTAGCCTTAAAAACGCTAGACAACAGTCAACTTTTAAAAGAAAATAAAAACAAGGAATATTACAGTAATCTCACCATAATCGTAAAGCGATATCTAGATCGAGAAGTGGACGAAGCGGCGCTGGAAAGTACGAGCGACGAACTTATTACCCGGCTAATGATGCATAAAGACGCGGGAAGTTTCGATTTCGATTTAGAAACCATCCGTAAATTAGATTCAATATTTAAGCGTGCCGATCTGGTCAAGTTTGCAAAGATGAATCAAGAATCTGGGCAAGCAGAAGTTGATAGAAAAACCATTGAAGAAATTATTAATGAAACACACGAAGCTGTTCCTGAGCCTACGGAAGAAGAGCTTTTAAAAAATCAAGAATACCTGGAAAAACTGCACAAAAAACGCCAACGCAGAAAATGGATCTTAGGAATTTCTGGAGTTGTTGCAGCAGTAATTTTGGCAGGTACAATTTACGGAGCAGTGACTGGTTTCGATAATTTAAAAGATAAAGTATTAGGAAACCAAATGCGCGAACTTGCCGAAGGCCGATGGGTAAAAAGCGAATATGGAAGTCCAGCCGTAATTTTAGAAACACCCGAAGTGCTAATTAGAGCCGAAGTACCCGTTACAAACGCTTCTAAAAGCACAGTAAGTGGAAGAGACATTTTCACTTTTGGCCAAATGAATTCGCCATTGTACATTATGGTTTCAACAATGCGTTTTAACCAAAAACAAGACATTGCTTTAGATTCGGCTTTAGATGCAGTATTGGACGATTTGGAACAAAGTGGCGCTAAAAATATGATTGTAAAACGCGACGATTTTGAAACCGAAAAAGGAATAAAAGGTTTGAAAGCTTATGGCGAATTCAACGTACAAGTTTCGGACAATAAAGTTTTAAAAGAAAAAAGCACCTATGAATTGTTGCTTTTTGCACAGCAAAACGGTTTGCAGGAGGTTTTGATAGTATATCAAAACGATGGCAAATACGCCGAAGAAATATTAAAAAGAATTGAAGCTTCCATAGAGCTTGAAATTTCAGCAAAAAATGATGGGCAGTAA
- a CDS encoding AAA family ATPase yields the protein MENTNSTFDIGALNEKIERESAFVDILSMEMNKVIVGQKHMVERLLIGLLGQGHILLEGVPGLAKTLAINTLAKAVHGTFSRIQFTPDLLPADVVGTMIYNMKVNDFSIKKGPIFANFVLADEINRAPAKVQSALLEAMQEKQVTIGETTFTLDKPFLVMATQNPIEQEGTYPLPEAQVDRFMLKTVIKYPQIAEEQLIIRQNLKGAYEQINPVASVEQILRAQAAVREVYMDEKIEKYILDIIFATRTPENFGLSDLKPLINFGASPRGSINLAIAAKCYAFIRRRGYVIPEDIRAVVHDVLRHRIGITYEAEAENITSEDIINKIVNVIEVP from the coding sequence ATGGAAAATACAAATTCGACCTTTGACATTGGGGCGTTAAACGAAAAAATTGAAAGGGAAAGTGCCTTTGTGGATATCCTTTCAATGGAAATGAACAAAGTAATCGTGGGCCAAAAGCACATGGTGGAGCGGCTTTTAATTGGCCTTTTGGGGCAGGGCCATATTCTTTTGGAAGGGGTTCCCGGCCTAGCAAAAACACTTGCTATTAATACACTTGCCAAAGCAGTTCACGGTACTTTTAGCCGAATTCAGTTTACGCCAGATTTGCTACCTGCAGATGTGGTGGGAACTATGATTTACAATATGAAGGTGAATGATTTCAGCATTAAAAAAGGACCCATCTTCGCAAATTTTGTACTCGCAGACGAAATAAACAGGGCTCCGGCAAAGGTACAATCTGCACTTTTGGAGGCAATGCAGGAAAAACAAGTTACCATAGGCGAAACTACTTTTACCCTCGATAAACCATTTTTGGTAATGGCAACGCAAAACCCAATTGAGCAGGAAGGTACCTACCCATTGCCCGAAGCGCAGGTTGACCGTTTTATGCTCAAAACCGTCATTAAATATCCGCAAATTGCAGAAGAACAATTAATTATTCGCCAAAATTTAAAAGGCGCTTATGAACAAATTAATCCAGTTGCAAGCGTAGAGCAAATACTTAGAGCACAGGCGGCCGTTCGCGAGGTTTATATGGACGAAAAAATTGAGAAATATATACTCGATATAATTTTTGCCACAAGAACACCGGAAAATTTTGGACTTTCAGATTTAAAGCCACTTATTAATTTTGGCGCTTCACCACGAGGAAGCATCAACCTTGCAATTGCTGCTAAATGTTATGCTTTTATACGCCGTCGCGGTTACGTAATTCCTGAAGATATTCGGGCCGTTGTACACGATGTGCTTCGCCACCGAATTGGAATTACCTACGAAGCAGAAGCTGAAAACATTACTTCAGAAGATATAATCAATAAGATTGTAAATGTAATTGAAGTACCTTAA
- a CDS encoding CvpA family protein: MNTIDIVLGIILIIAFFLGFRKGILRSLASLIGLVAGVYSAMFFSDYVRVYIEKWFNWSEDLTSIASFLITFFLIMFLFALLGRLLTKMADFAMMGIVNKLFGGVFNALKYAFLVSVVFMFVNASEDYRILSPEQRDDSILYTPVAAMAPAILPAIMKEVDDLNIELPEINTPLENETVKDSIE; this comes from the coding sequence ATGAATACTATCGACATCGTTCTTGGAATTATTTTAATAATTGCCTTTTTCTTAGGCTTTAGAAAGGGAATTTTAAGATCGTTAGCTTCGTTAATTGGTCTGGTGGCAGGGGTTTATAGTGCCATGTTTTTTTCAGATTACGTACGTGTTTATATTGAAAAATGGTTTAACTGGAGTGAAGATTTAACCAGTATAGCCTCTTTTTTAATCACGTTTTTTTTAATTATGTTCCTCTTTGCCCTGCTTGGAAGACTATTAACAAAGATGGCTGATTTTGCAATGATGGGTATTGTAAACAAACTTTTTGGCGGAGTTTTTAATGCGCTAAAATATGCCTTTTTGGTAAGCGTGGTTTTTATGTTTGTAAATGCATCTGAAGATTACCGAATTCTTTCGCCCGAGCAACGAGACGATTCTATTTTATACACTCCCGTTGCTGCCATGGCACCGGCTATTCTTCCTGCAATAATGAAAGAAGTGGATGATTTAAATATTGAACTTCCAGAAATAAACACGCCACTAGAAAATGAAACGGTTAAAGATAGTATTGAGTAA
- a CDS encoding vWA domain-containing protein gives MGSNFEFVNPQFFWLFLILPVLVLWYLWKRKQQTASLKISSIQGFKTGKNWLAQLKPILFALRLVALSALIIAMARPRTVDESTKTKTTRGIDIVMSMDLSASMLARDLKPNRLEALKTVAARFINSRPNDRIGLVEYAGESYTRTPLTSDKTIVLSSLKSMSYNTTIEGGTAIGSGLATAVNRLKDSRAKSKVIILLTDGVNNSGFIDPRIASELAVEFGIKVYTIGLGSNGMAMSPIGIRPDGGFQYGNVQVEIDEALLKEIAQKTGGQYFRATNNTKLEEIYEEINKLEKTDIEEFKYTNYDEMFRPWVIFGLILIGFEFLLRITIFKGFL, from the coding sequence ATGGGCAGTAATTTCGAATTTGTAAATCCGCAGTTTTTCTGGTTGTTTCTTATACTTCCAGTGCTCGTGCTATGGTATTTATGGAAACGAAAGCAGCAAACTGCTTCATTAAAAATATCGAGTATTCAAGGATTTAAAACCGGTAAAAACTGGTTGGCACAATTAAAACCCATACTTTTTGCACTACGGCTTGTGGCACTTTCGGCATTAATTATTGCCATGGCGCGACCTCGAACTGTAGACGAATCTACAAAAACAAAAACCACTCGCGGAATAGACATTGTAATGTCTATGGACCTCTCGGCAAGTATGCTTGCACGCGATTTAAAACCCAACCGATTGGAGGCTTTAAAAACGGTAGCGGCGCGCTTTATAAACAGCCGCCCCAACGATCGGATTGGTTTGGTTGAATACGCCGGAGAAAGTTACACCCGTACCCCATTAACCAGCGATAAAACCATAGTTCTGTCTTCTTTAAAAAGCATGAGCTATAACACTACAATTGAAGGAGGAACGGCAATTGGCTCCGGTTTGGCAACGGCCGTAAACCGATTAAAAGATAGCCGCGCAAAAAGCAAAGTAATTATACTATTAACCGATGGCGTAAATAATTCTGGCTTTATAGATCCGCGAATTGCAAGCGAATTGGCTGTAGAATTTGGCATAAAAGTTTACACCATTGGTCTGGGAAGCAACGGAATGGCCATGTCGCCAATTGGTATCCGTCCCGACGGTGGATTTCAATACGGAAATGTGCAGGTTGAAATTGACGAAGCCTTGCTAAAAGAAATTGCCCAAAAAACGGGCGGTCAATATTTCCGCGCCACCAATAATACAAAACTGGAAGAGATTTACGAAGAAATAAACAAACTTGAAAAAACAGATATCGAAGAATTCAAATACACAAATTACGACGAAATGTTTCGCCCCTGGGTGATTTTTGGACTGATTTTAATTGGCTTTGAGTTTTTGTTGCGAATAACCATATTTAAAGGATTTTTATAA
- a CDS encoding SH3 domain-containing protein has translation MKKLLYLLILLVSFSSIAQNENLFDQGKHLYKNGKYQQAINAWMQILDKGQHSAELYFNIGNAQYKLNQIGPSVYYYEKALQLAPNDSDIKNNLAFAENARIDSIEPLPQTVFSKWYSSIAGIFTFNGWAILAVVFSILFVALFLFYYFAYIEKRKRLLFASSMVAGIFLVASLTMAFFTYADFTNKQPAIIFASEIEVKTEPSMGSSAAFTLHEGTKVQIAAQDGNWYRITLADGKDGWIPATDLKQL, from the coding sequence ATGAAAAAGCTGCTGTACCTATTAATTTTACTCGTTTCTTTCTCGAGTATTGCTCAAAACGAAAATCTTTTCGACCAAGGAAAACATCTATATAAAAATGGAAAATACCAACAAGCCATAAACGCATGGATGCAGATTTTGGACAAAGGCCAACATTCTGCGGAGCTGTATTTCAATATAGGAAATGCCCAGTACAAACTTAACCAAATTGGTCCGAGTGTGTATTATTATGAAAAAGCACTTCAACTTGCTCCCAATGATTCCGACATAAAAAATAATCTCGCCTTTGCCGAAAACGCGCGAATTGATTCAATAGAACCTTTGCCCCAAACCGTTTTTTCGAAATGGTATTCAAGTATTGCAGGAATTTTTACATTTAATGGGTGGGCAATCCTGGCAGTAGTTTTTTCAATCCTTTTTGTGGCTCTGTTTCTTTTTTACTATTTCGCTTATATCGAAAAAAGAAAGCGTTTGCTATTTGCCAGTTCCATGGTTGCGGGAATATTTTTGGTTGCTTCGTTAACGATGGCATTTTTTACCTATGCCGATTTCACCAATAAACAACCCGCCATAATTTTTGCAAGTGAAATTGAAGTAAAAACCGAACCATCTATGGGGAGCAGCGCAGCATTTACCCTTCACGAAGGCACAAAGGTTCAAATTGCTGCCCAGGATGGCAATTGGTATCGCATTACACTCGCCGACGGCAAAGACGGCTGGATTCCTGCCACAGATTTAAAACAGTTGTAA
- a CDS encoding BatD family protein yields MKTMKFLFLLGFVLCGMAVTAQVQFDAKVSKKRLGINERLRVDFEMNQDGDNFRPPNFNGFRVVGGPNQSISNSWINGKRSFSKTYSYFLSPQTRGNITIGQATIEIEGETYKTLPVEVEVTAAVAVPKDGNNAEYVASENVHLVAEVSNANPFLNEAITVTYKLYVSHDVSITSQWREIDTPKYADFWSQNIDNQNNYKVSEGKYNGEDYRYVILRTTVLYPQKTGELEIEPLTLDVPIDVQGNRRDIFGRRLMERVNKTISAGKRTINVKPLPLDGKPDGFNGAVGDFSFNVNTNKTSLNANESLQLDIKVSGKGNLKLFTIPSIKLPNTLEVYEPEHNENVSTTAGGMQGSITDSYTIVPQFKGTYPINPITFSYFNPKTEKYQTITSKEFTIEVENGPLSASAPQVTTNDGNKQIVLSKDNFKYIKLEANLKSITQQSFFKSALFWSLLGGPFLLIPLFIIAGKKRRQRLNDVEGNKLRRANKLAKKYLSEAKRNMQNPVAFYEALERALHNYLKAKLNIETSEMEKSLISNMLLERQVETPVVDDFISLLKSCEFARYASTSKATVQQDYSKAVEVISNIDKQIQ; encoded by the coding sequence ATGAAGACGATGAAATTTTTATTCCTTTTAGGGTTTGTGTTGTGTGGCATGGCCGTCACGGCACAAGTTCAGTTTGATGCCAAAGTGAGCAAAAAGAGACTCGGAATTAACGAACGTTTACGCGTAGATTTTGAAATGAACCAAGACGGCGATAATTTTAGACCGCCAAATTTTAACGGGTTTCGCGTGGTGGGCGGACCAAATCAATCTATTAGCAATTCGTGGATAAATGGTAAACGAAGTTTTTCAAAAACCTATTCTTATTTTTTATCCCCGCAAACTCGTGGAAATATAACCATTGGCCAAGCCACTATTGAAATTGAAGGCGAAACCTATAAAACACTACCCGTTGAAGTTGAAGTTACTGCTGCCGTTGCCGTTCCAAAAGATGGAAATAACGCCGAATATGTAGCCAGTGAAAATGTACATTTGGTGGCAGAAGTGTCTAACGCCAATCCTTTTTTAAATGAAGCCATTACAGTTACTTACAAATTATATGTTTCGCACGATGTAAGTATTACAAGTCAATGGCGTGAAATAGACACCCCAAAATACGCCGATTTTTGGAGCCAAAATATAGACAATCAAAACAATTATAAAGTTTCTGAAGGCAAATACAACGGCGAAGATTACCGCTATGTAATTTTAAGAACCACAGTTCTGTATCCTCAAAAAACTGGCGAGCTAGAAATTGAACCGCTTACGCTAGATGTTCCCATAGACGTTCAAGGCAATCGTCGCGATATTTTTGGCCGTAGATTGATGGAGCGCGTTAATAAAACAATTTCTGCAGGAAAACGTACCATAAATGTAAAACCACTTCCGTTAGATGGTAAACCCGATGGTTTTAACGGGGCGGTTGGCGATTTTTCTTTTAACGTAAATACAAATAAAACTTCGCTAAACGCAAACGAATCGCTACAACTAGATATAAAGGTTTCGGGAAAAGGAAATTTAAAATTATTTACCATTCCTTCAATAAAGCTTCCAAATACGTTAGAGGTTTACGAACCAGAACACAACGAAAACGTAAGTACCACCGCTGGAGGTATGCAAGGTTCTATCACCGATTCGTACACTATAGTTCCACAATTTAAGGGTACCTACCCTATAAATCCGATTACTTTTTCATATTTTAATCCAAAGACCGAAAAATACCAAACCATTACTTCAAAAGAATTTACCATTGAAGTGGAAAACGGGCCATTATCTGCCTCCGCGCCACAGGTTACCACCAATGACGGTAACAAACAAATTGTACTTTCAAAAGATAATTTTAAATACATAAAATTAGAAGCCAATTTAAAATCTATTACTCAACAAAGTTTCTTTAAATCGGCATTGTTTTGGTCTCTTTTGGGCGGACCGTTTTTATTAATTCCATTATTTATTATCGCAGGAAAAAAACGCAGACAACGTTTAAATGATGTTGAAGGAAATAAATTAAGACGTGCAAACAAACTGGCAAAGAAATATCTTTCAGAAGCCAAACGCAATATGCAAAACCCAGTTGCTTTTTACGAAGCCTTAGAACGTGCGCTACATAATTATTTAAAAGCAAAATTGAATATTGAAACATCAGAAATGGAAAAGAGCCTGATTTCAAATATGTTATTGGAACGTCAGGTTGAAACACCCGTAGTTGACGATTTTATCAGTTTATTAAAAAGTTGCGAATTTGCACGATACGCCTCTACTTCTAAAGCTACAGTGCAACAAGATTACTCAAAAGCGGTAGAAGTAATTTCAAATATTGATAAGCAAATACAGTAA
- a CDS encoding VWA domain-containing protein, with amino-acid sequence MYQLEQPIYFYILFAIPVIVVVFLLLLVWKKSVQKKFIDKELLKKLSPNRSIFKSVLKILVLCLAIACMSFALVNPKIGTKLETVKREGVDIVFALDVSKSMLVEDIAPNRLDKSKQLITQIINNLSGDRVGIIGYAGSAFPQVPITTDFAAAKLFLNGMNTNMVSSQGTAITEAIEMAQTFYDDESRTNRVMFLVSDGEDHGGNIAKIAEEAAEKGIRIYPIGVGTVEGGPIPIKNNGVLQYYLRDKNNEQVISRLGEETLKEIAKTTNGEYLDGDNTKAVVDRVKAILGGMDKKEFEAKQFTDFKDQFQWFLAGALFLLVLDVFFLERQTAWLKKLNLFNEKEK; translated from the coding sequence ATGTATCAATTAGAACAACCCATATATTTTTACATTCTCTTCGCCATTCCGGTGATAGTGGTGGTTTTTCTATTGCTTTTAGTTTGGAAAAAATCGGTTCAGAAAAAATTTATCGACAAAGAATTACTGAAAAAATTAAGTCCGAATCGATCCATTTTTAAATCTGTTTTAAAGATTTTGGTACTCTGTTTGGCTATTGCCTGTATGAGTTTTGCATTGGTAAACCCAAAAATTGGAACCAAACTCGAAACCGTAAAACGCGAAGGTGTGGACATCGTTTTCGCTTTAGATGTTTCAAAAAGTATGCTTGTTGAGGATATTGCCCCCAACCGATTAGACAAATCAAAACAACTCATTACCCAGATAATAAATAATCTTTCTGGAGATCGCGTTGGTATTATTGGATATGCCGGTAGTGCATTTCCGCAGGTACCTATAACAACAGATTTTGCTGCCGCAAAACTATTTTTAAACGGCATGAATACCAATATGGTTTCATCGCAGGGAACAGCAATTACGGAGGCTATTGAAATGGCCCAGACTTTCTACGATGACGAAAGCCGAACAAACCGCGTTATGTTTTTAGTTTCAGACGGAGAAGATCACGGTGGCAACATTGCCAAAATTGCCGAAGAAGCCGCCGAAAAAGGAATTAGAATATATCCTATTGGTGTTGGAACTGTTGAAGGTGGGCCAATTCCCATTAAAAACAATGGAGTACTGCAATATTACCTTCGCGATAAAAATAACGAACAAGTTATTAGCAGATTAGGTGAAGAAACTCTTAAAGAGATTGCGAAAACCACTAATGGTGAGTATCTTGACGGCGATAATACAAAAGCCGTGGTAGATCGAGTAAAAGCCATTTTGGGCGGCATGGATAAAAAAGAATTTGAAGCAAAACAATTTACCGACTTTAAAGATCAATTTCAATGGTTTTTAGCCGGGGCATTATTTTTGCTAGTATTAGACGTGTTCTTTTTAGAACGACAAACTGCTTGGCTTAAAAAGTTGAATTTGTTTAATGAGAAGGAAAAATAA
- a CDS encoding tetratricopeptide repeat protein — protein MQIIFIVCAAAFSLNSFAQQTQAQQKEIKAAQHFMSEAQQALQKDKFAIAEADYRQAISLNPKNETAKYNLGTAYYGKEKNAEAMLRFKQAAATADSKAEKHKAFHNLGNTYMNEKKYTEAVESYKNALRNNPNDDETRYNLALAKDMLEKNPPPPQDKNDENKDKNEDKKDQENKDQENKDNKNNEGDKGDEKEDKDKGDQQEDKKEGDNEKDQGKPDKSKDEEGDKPQQQQPVPGQLSPQQVKSLLEAMNNEEKKTQEKINAEKQKGTKVQSDKDW, from the coding sequence GTGCAAATTATATTTATTGTTTGTGCGGCTGCATTTTCTTTAAATTCATTTGCACAACAAACCCAAGCGCAGCAAAAAGAAATAAAGGCTGCGCAGCATTTTATGAGCGAAGCCCAACAAGCACTTCAGAAAGATAAATTTGCGATTGCCGAAGCAGATTACCGACAAGCCATTTCCTTAAATCCGAAAAATGAAACAGCAAAATACAATTTGGGAACGGCATATTACGGTAAAGAAAAAAATGCCGAGGCAATGCTCCGATTTAAACAAGCTGCAGCAACCGCAGATAGTAAGGCCGAAAAACACAAGGCTTTCCACAATTTAGGAAATACGTATATGAATGAAAAAAAATATACCGAAGCCGTGGAAAGTTATAAAAATGCACTTCGAAATAATCCCAATGACGATGAAACTCGTTATAATTTAGCGCTGGCAAAGGATATGCTGGAAAAAAACCCGCCGCCACCGCAAGATAAAAACGACGAAAACAAAGATAAAAACGAAGACAAAAAAGATCAGGAAAACAAGGATCAAGAAAATAAGGACAATAAAAATAACGAAGGCGACAAAGGCGACGAAAAAGAAGATAAAGATAAGGGCGACCAGCAAGAGGATAAAAAAGAAGGCGATAACGAAAAAGACCAAGGAAAGCCCGATAAATCAAAAGACGAAGAAGGCGACAAACCGCAACAACAGCAGCCTGTTCCCGGGCAACTTTCGCCTCAACAAGTAAAAAGTCTGTTGGAAGCAATGAACAACGAAGAGAAAAAAACACAGGAAAAAATAAATGCTGAAAAGCAAAAAGGCACAAAAGTGCAATCTGATAAAGATTGGTAG